Proteins from one uncultured Fusobacterium sp. genomic window:
- a CDS encoding ROK family protein → MKYGAIDAGGKRFICGITDENGNTLEKISFLTETPEKTIPSVIEFFKNKGISALGIGCFGPLDLNPNSQTYGYITSTPKEAWRNYNIVGVLKENLNIPIYLDTNINAALLGESMWGAAKNVKNSIYLTIGSGIGGGAIVEGKLVHGLIHPEMGHIFVSRHPRDKFTGTCPFHGGNCLEGMASGPAIEKRWNCSLERLASDHPAWQLEAYYIAHALVNYILVVSPEKIILGGDVMKHKQLFPIIRKAVVKLLNGYVQNEHIFKDINNYIVSPDLGENSGFFGAVALCIKNHK, encoded by the coding sequence ATGAAATATGGAGCTATTGATGCAGGTGGAAAAAGATTTATCTGTGGAATTACTGATGAAAATGGAAATACTCTAGAAAAAATAAGTTTTTTAACTGAAACACCAGAAAAAACTATTCCTTCTGTTATTGAGTTTTTTAAAAATAAAGGTATTTCAGCTTTAGGAATAGGATGTTTTGGTCCTTTAGATTTAAATCCAAATTCACAAACTTATGGTTATATTACCTCTACTCCTAAAGAAGCTTGGAGAAATTATAATATAGTTGGTGTTCTTAAAGAAAATCTAAATATTCCTATCTATTTAGATACAAATATTAACGCTGCCCTTCTTGGAGAATCTATGTGGGGAGCGGCTAAAAATGTTAAAAACTCTATCTATCTAACAATAGGAAGTGGAATTGGTGGAGGAGCTATTGTTGAAGGGAAACTTGTCCATGGTTTAATTCACCCTGAAATGGGACATATCTTTGTAAGTAGACACCCTAGAGATAAATTTACTGGTACTTGTCCTTTCCATGGTGGTAACTGTTTAGAGGGAATGGCATCTGGACCAGCAATAGAAAAAAGATGGAACTGTTCTCTTGAAAGATTAGCCTCTGATCATCCAGCTTGGCAATTAGAAGCATATTACATTGCCCATGCATTAGTTAACTATATCTTAGTTGTTTCTCCAGAAAAGATTATTCTTGGTGGAGATGTTATGAAGCATAAACAACTTTTCCCTATAATTAGAAAAGCTGTAGTTAAACTATTAAATGGTTATGTACAAAATGAACATATTTTTAAAGATATTAATAATTATATTGTTTCTCCAGATTTAGGAGAAAACTCAGGATTCTTTGGAGCTGTTGCTCTTTGTATAAAAAATCATAAATAA